One genomic window of Corallococcus caeni includes the following:
- the priA gene encoding replication restart helicase PriA — MEQEHFALGGFPQGPAETSSRGSIPLRTRRTEVGRELSQREHTATVRPVVSATPAQLASVAVGRPVRGEFTYLVPEALGDKLAPGQRVLVPFGRGMALGFYLGPANAPVEGGVRLKPIQRVLEDSPSLPKDLIALLRFTAEHYRYPLGEVIRGALPPGLSTAVDEKEAKPDIQFFVEALVTEVPPQLARAPAQAAVLQYLLAVGGRAPLDEVTHAIPGARETLKKLATRKFVKWVEVTLQAGVREGLVQNRPDRLTPEQALAVKELQGAVDAGGFQPYLLHGVTGSGKTEVYLRAVEHTLARGLGSLVLVPEIALTPQLVGRFRSRFGGDVAVLHSGLKDRERLFHWQALRKGTVKIAVGVRSAVFAPVEHLGLIVVDEEHDPSFKQDEKLRYQARDLAVVRGKQAGAVVVLGSATPSLETLQNTRSGRYKLVELKNRVDDRPMPTINLVDLRVERPREGQVTEEAPILSPQMLQAMEETVAKGQQVILFLNRRGHSTILLCEVCGLSLKCHDCDVCMTHHRSQNRVVCHYCGVAFPVPNACRECTGPLLKLGIGTERVEAEVLEKMPHARVARLDRDSATSAEKLTELLASFARRELDVLVGTQMVAKGHDFPGVTLVCVVMADTSLAIPDFRAAERTFHLLTQVAGRAGRGKDPGRVLVQTYNPDAEPVKRVLAHDFDGFSKQELEWRKALAYPPFARMAAVRLEGEHPEQTAGVARFLGNLVGRHMPPASAGVRLLGPALAPIARIRGKTRWQLLLKAPTHSALAPLLARLEAALPDVPNGVKVVIDVDPGAML; from the coding sequence ATGGAGCAAGAGCACTTCGCGCTGGGTGGTTTTCCGCAGGGACCGGCAGAGACCTCCTCTCGCGGTTCCATTCCCCTGCGGACGCGGCGTACGGAAGTGGGACGGGAACTGTCGCAGCGGGAGCACACCGCTACAGTGCGCCCCGTCGTGAGCGCCACCCCTGCCCAACTTGCGTCCGTCGCCGTGGGCCGTCCCGTGCGCGGGGAGTTCACCTACCTGGTGCCGGAGGCACTCGGGGACAAGCTCGCCCCGGGGCAGCGCGTGCTGGTGCCCTTCGGCCGGGGCATGGCGCTGGGCTTCTACCTGGGGCCCGCGAACGCGCCGGTGGAGGGCGGCGTGCGGCTCAAGCCCATCCAGCGCGTGCTGGAGGACTCGCCGTCCCTGCCCAAGGACCTCATCGCGCTCCTGCGCTTCACCGCCGAGCACTACCGCTATCCGCTGGGCGAGGTCATCCGCGGCGCGCTGCCGCCGGGCCTCTCCACCGCGGTGGATGAGAAGGAAGCGAAGCCGGACATCCAGTTCTTCGTGGAGGCGCTCGTCACGGAGGTGCCCCCTCAGCTGGCCCGCGCCCCGGCGCAGGCCGCCGTGCTCCAGTACCTCCTGGCGGTGGGGGGCCGCGCGCCGCTGGACGAGGTGACGCACGCCATCCCCGGCGCTCGCGAGACGCTGAAGAAGCTGGCGACGCGCAAGTTCGTGAAGTGGGTGGAGGTGACGCTCCAGGCCGGCGTGCGCGAGGGGCTGGTGCAGAACCGCCCGGACCGGCTCACCCCGGAGCAGGCCCTGGCGGTGAAGGAGCTCCAGGGCGCCGTCGACGCGGGCGGCTTCCAGCCGTACCTCCTGCACGGCGTCACCGGCAGCGGCAAGACGGAGGTGTACCTGCGCGCGGTGGAGCACACGCTCGCGCGCGGCCTGGGCAGCCTGGTGCTGGTGCCCGAAATCGCGCTGACGCCGCAGCTGGTGGGGCGCTTCCGCAGCCGCTTCGGCGGCGACGTGGCGGTGCTGCACTCGGGGCTGAAGGACCGCGAGCGGCTGTTCCACTGGCAGGCCCTGCGCAAGGGCACGGTGAAGATCGCCGTGGGCGTGCGCTCGGCGGTGTTCGCGCCGGTGGAGCACCTGGGGCTCATCGTCGTGGACGAGGAGCACGACCCGTCCTTCAAGCAGGACGAGAAGCTGCGCTACCAGGCGCGCGACCTGGCGGTGGTGCGCGGCAAGCAGGCCGGCGCGGTGGTGGTGCTGGGCTCGGCCACGCCGTCCCTGGAGACGCTCCAGAACACGCGCTCCGGCCGCTACAAGCTCGTCGAGCTGAAGAACCGCGTGGATGACCGGCCCATGCCCACCATCAACCTGGTGGACCTGCGCGTGGAGCGTCCGCGCGAGGGGCAGGTGACGGAAGAGGCGCCCATCCTGAGCCCGCAGATGCTCCAGGCCATGGAGGAGACGGTGGCCAAGGGGCAGCAGGTCATCCTGTTCCTCAACCGCCGCGGCCACAGCACCATCCTCTTGTGCGAGGTGTGCGGCCTGTCGCTCAAGTGCCACGACTGCGACGTGTGCATGACGCACCACCGCTCCCAGAACCGGGTGGTGTGCCATTACTGCGGCGTGGCGTTCCCGGTGCCGAACGCCTGCCGCGAGTGCACGGGCCCGTTGCTCAAGCTGGGCATCGGCACGGAGCGCGTGGAGGCGGAGGTCCTGGAGAAGATGCCGCACGCCCGCGTGGCGCGGTTGGACCGTGACTCCGCGACGAGCGCGGAGAAGCTGACGGAGCTGCTGGCCTCGTTCGCGCGGCGGGAGCTGGACGTGCTGGTGGGCACGCAGATGGTGGCCAAGGGGCACGACTTCCCGGGCGTGACGCTGGTGTGCGTGGTGATGGCGGACACGTCCCTGGCGATTCCCGATTTCCGAGCCGCCGAGCGGACCTTCCACCTGTTGACCCAGGTGGCGGGGCGCGCGGGGCGCGGCAAGGACCCGGGCCGGGTGCTGGTGCAGACCTACAACCCGGACGCGGAGCCGGTGAAGCGGGTGCTGGCGCACGACTTCGACGGGTTCTCCAAGCAGGAGCTGGAGTGGCGCAAGGCGCTGGCCTATCCGCCCTTCGCGCGCATGGCGGCCGTCCGGCTGGAGGGCGAGCACCCCGAGCAGACGGCGGGCGTGGCGCGCTTCCTGGGAAACCTGGTCGGGCGGCACATGCCGCCGGCCTCGGCGGGGGTGCGCCTTTTGGGGCCCGCCCTGGCGCCGATTGCCCGAATCCGGGGCAAGACGCGCTGGCAGCTGCTCCTGAAGGCGCCGACGCATTCTGCGCTCGCCCCATTGCTCGCCCGCCTGGAGGCGGCGTTGCCGGATGTGCCCAACGGGGTGAAGGTCGTCATCGACGTGGATCCCGGGGCCATGCTGTAG
- a CDS encoding glutathione S-transferase family protein, which yields MKLYGNPMSTCTRKVLTVLAEKGREVEFINIDLQKGEQKTPAHLARQPFGVVPALELDDGFIMYESRAISRFLDRTLPGTSLTPADPKAYALMEQFMGVEQSYFSGPAMKIVMERFRGTNNEQNIALGREGVKRPLEVIDAALANRPFLAGNDFTLAEVVWAPYMEYLFMMGEKDLVAPHKNVMAWWDRVSNRPSVKKAFGK from the coding sequence ATGAAGCTCTATGGCAACCCGATGAGCACGTGCACCCGCAAGGTCCTCACCGTCCTGGCGGAGAAGGGCCGCGAGGTCGAGTTCATCAACATCGACCTGCAGAAGGGCGAGCAGAAGACGCCCGCGCACCTGGCCCGCCAGCCCTTCGGTGTGGTGCCCGCGCTGGAGCTGGACGACGGCTTCATCATGTACGAGTCGCGCGCCATCAGCCGCTTCCTGGACCGCACCCTGCCGGGCACGTCGCTGACGCCCGCGGACCCCAAGGCCTACGCGCTGATGGAGCAGTTCATGGGCGTGGAGCAGTCCTACTTCTCCGGCCCGGCCATGAAGATCGTCATGGAGCGCTTCCGGGGCACCAACAACGAGCAGAACATCGCCCTGGGCCGCGAGGGCGTGAAGCGTCCGCTGGAGGTCATCGACGCGGCGCTGGCGAACCGGCCGTTCCTCGCGGGCAATGACTTCACGCTCGCGGAGGTCGTCTGGGCGCCGTACATGGAGTACCTCTTCATGATGGGCGAGAAGGACCTCGTCGCCCCGCACAAGAACGTGATGGCCTGGTGGGACCGCGTGTCCAACCGCCCGTCCGTGAAGAAGGCCTTCGGCAAGTAG
- a CDS encoding RluA family pseudouridine synthase: MKRRTFRAEGAHAGRVLVEAVAAELGLPVADVRRLVDVGAVYVAGRRARDGAARLQPAQVVTVVLEEAGQSPLEAAKPAAPLRVLFEDADVIAVDKPAGLNAQPTEGRVGGSLVDVVSEHLGRQAGLVHRLDRETSGVTVFGKTAAATSALAEAFREGTARKRYLAATGPGLPAGGTVDLPLSKDPSRPGRWRATRAANGVPAWTDYRTLFAGDAFCLVELLPRTGRTHQLRAHLTALGTPILGDARYGGAGSAGRLMAPRCLLHAHVLELGHPRTGRPLRLEAPVPEDLRAFFDAAGVGIPEGAIGAAAAP, encoded by the coding sequence ATGAAGCGCCGGACGTTCCGGGCGGAGGGGGCGCACGCGGGGCGTGTGCTGGTGGAGGCGGTGGCGGCGGAGCTGGGGCTGCCGGTGGCGGACGTGCGGCGGCTGGTGGACGTGGGCGCCGTGTACGTGGCGGGGCGCCGCGCGCGGGACGGGGCGGCGCGGCTGCAGCCCGCGCAGGTGGTGACGGTGGTGCTGGAGGAGGCGGGGCAGAGTCCCCTGGAGGCCGCGAAGCCGGCGGCCCCCTTGCGCGTGCTGTTCGAGGACGCGGACGTCATCGCGGTGGACAAGCCCGCGGGCCTGAACGCGCAGCCCACGGAAGGGCGCGTGGGCGGAAGCCTCGTGGACGTGGTGAGCGAGCACCTGGGACGGCAGGCGGGCCTGGTGCACCGGCTGGACCGGGAGACCTCCGGGGTGACGGTGTTCGGCAAGACGGCCGCGGCCACGTCCGCGCTGGCGGAGGCGTTCCGGGAGGGCACCGCGCGCAAGCGGTACCTCGCGGCGACGGGGCCGGGGCTTCCGGCGGGCGGCACGGTGGACCTGCCCCTGTCGAAGGACCCGTCTCGGCCGGGGCGCTGGCGGGCGACCCGCGCGGCCAATGGCGTGCCCGCGTGGACGGACTACCGGACGCTGTTCGCGGGCGACGCGTTCTGCCTGGTGGAGCTGCTGCCGCGGACGGGCCGCACGCACCAGCTCCGGGCGCACCTGACGGCGCTGGGCACCCCCATCCTGGGGGACGCGCGCTACGGCGGCGCGGGGAGCGCGGGGAGGCTGATGGCGCCGCGCTGCCTGCTGCACGCGCACGTGCTGGAGCTGGGCCATCCGCGCACGGGCCGGCCGCTGCGGCTGGAGGCGCCGGTGCCGGAGGACCTGCGGGCCTTCTTCGACGCGGCGGGGGTGGGCATTCCGGAGGGGGCCATCGGGGCGGCGGCCGCCCCCTGA
- the galU gene encoding UTP--glucose-1-phosphate uridylyltransferase GalU, translating to MSSPDTKAAKLIRKCVIPAAGLGTRFLPATKAVPKEMLPIVDTPTLQYIVEEAVAAGIEDVVVINGRGKSAIEDHFDIGFELETTMRARGKTAEADKLRAIANLVRIISVRQKEPLGLGHAVLCARSVIGNEPFGVLLGDDMIDSPEEPGIGQLARIYQQHQKAVIALMEVPDSETHLYGIAAGKDLGNGVIQIDHVVEKPKKGTAPSNLAVIGRYVLPPSIFPILEKQTTGVGGEIQLTDGLATLQKTEGLLGYKFQGQRYDAGDKVGYLKANIAYALKRPDLRGGLLEYLREVVKTEKP from the coding sequence ATGTCCTCTCCTGACACGAAGGCAGCGAAGCTCATCCGCAAGTGCGTCATTCCCGCCGCCGGCCTGGGCACGCGTTTCCTCCCGGCCACCAAGGCCGTGCCCAAGGAGATGCTGCCCATCGTCGACACGCCCACCCTCCAGTACATCGTGGAGGAGGCCGTCGCCGCGGGCATCGAGGACGTGGTCGTCATCAACGGCCGCGGCAAGTCCGCCATCGAGGACCACTTCGACATCGGCTTCGAGCTGGAGACGACGATGCGCGCCCGCGGCAAGACGGCGGAGGCCGACAAGCTGCGCGCCATCGCGAACCTGGTCCGCATCATCAGCGTGCGCCAGAAGGAGCCGCTGGGCCTGGGCCACGCGGTGCTGTGCGCCAGGAGCGTCATCGGCAACGAGCCCTTCGGCGTCCTCTTGGGCGACGACATGATCGACTCGCCGGAGGAGCCCGGCATCGGCCAGCTGGCGCGCATCTACCAGCAGCACCAGAAGGCCGTCATCGCGCTGATGGAGGTCCCCGACAGCGAGACGCACCTGTACGGCATCGCCGCCGGCAAGGACCTGGGCAACGGCGTCATTCAAATCGACCACGTGGTGGAGAAGCCCAAGAAGGGCACCGCCCCGTCGAACCTGGCCGTGATTGGACGCTACGTGCTGCCCCCGTCCATCTTCCCCATCCTGGAGAAGCAGACCACGGGCGTGGGCGGCGAAATCCAGCTCACGGACGGCCTGGCCACGCTCCAGAAGACCGAAGGTCTGCTGGGCTACAAGTTCCAGGGCCAGCGCTACGACGCCGGTGACAAGGTGGGTTACCTCAAGGCGAACATCGCCTATGCGCTCAAGCGCCCCGACCTGCGCGGAGGACTCCTGGAGTACCTGCGCGAGGTCGTCAAGACGGAGAAGCCGTGA
- a CDS encoding peptidase M3 yields MDRPLLSVRSRLDDFLAELATLQYRYGAGLSPDLPVARLYASFPELSSPETFAAANEALSRARGKDDPVAVRRITLVRELIATQVEESLALAAADAVVALEARSHIPADDTTLSLAQALSQLPRESSRSRRALLERGAGNFLWDHRGPYGDRRDAALQAAEVLGFPDYPSLRQDVTGIDAGKLAVAAEETLKATEDAYRDVLAYVLRKLEPTLRPLPGGEARRHDVQHALRAPWLDAHFRREDTVPAVMRWLSDWGQHPEAGGRIRLDDEARPGKASRPFVAAVRVPQEIRLVLQPRSGMDALGDLLHELGHAWHLAHVDEDAPMELRRLGDASVTEAYAATFERLLLSPPWLKRYLGLPSGTTKDVVRMGAFQALAVLRRHCAKLSYELSLSTKGASADRADEYADGQRRALFAQPHPGFFLHDVDSQLYVTRYLRAWALETRLTAHLLERFNEDFWRNPAAFTWLKGLFARGGAADAEGLATEVSGTPLALPEAGARLVAILNQ; encoded by the coding sequence ATGGACCGCCCCCTGCTCTCCGTCCGGTCGCGGCTGGATGACTTCCTCGCCGAACTGGCCACCCTCCAGTACCGCTACGGCGCCGGACTCTCCCCGGACCTCCCCGTCGCGCGCCTGTACGCCTCCTTCCCGGAGCTGTCCTCACCGGAGACCTTCGCCGCCGCCAACGAGGCCCTCTCCCGCGCTCGCGGCAAGGACGACCCCGTCGCCGTCCGCCGCATCACGCTCGTGCGCGAGCTCATCGCCACCCAGGTGGAGGAGTCCCTGGCCCTCGCCGCGGCGGACGCCGTCGTCGCGCTGGAGGCCCGCTCCCACATCCCCGCCGACGACACGACGCTGTCGCTGGCCCAGGCCCTGTCGCAGCTGCCGCGCGAATCCAGCCGCTCCCGCCGCGCCCTCCTGGAGCGCGGCGCCGGCAACTTCCTCTGGGACCACCGGGGCCCGTACGGAGACCGGCGCGACGCCGCCCTCCAGGCCGCGGAGGTGCTGGGCTTCCCGGACTACCCCTCGCTGCGCCAGGACGTCACCGGCATCGACGCGGGCAAGCTCGCCGTGGCCGCCGAGGAGACCCTCAAGGCCACCGAGGACGCCTACCGCGACGTGCTGGCCTACGTGCTGCGCAAGCTGGAGCCCACCCTGCGCCCGCTGCCCGGCGGCGAGGCGCGGCGCCACGACGTGCAGCACGCCCTGCGCGCCCCGTGGCTGGACGCCCACTTCCGCCGCGAGGACACCGTCCCCGCCGTGATGCGCTGGCTGTCCGACTGGGGCCAGCACCCGGAGGCCGGCGGCCGCATCCGCCTGGACGACGAGGCCCGCCCCGGCAAGGCCTCACGCCCCTTCGTCGCCGCCGTGCGCGTGCCCCAGGAAATCCGCCTGGTCCTCCAGCCGCGCAGCGGGATGGACGCGCTGGGCGACCTGCTCCACGAACTGGGCCACGCGTGGCACCTGGCCCACGTGGACGAGGACGCCCCCATGGAGCTGCGCCGGCTGGGCGACGCGTCCGTCACGGAGGCCTACGCCGCCACCTTCGAGCGGCTGCTCCTGTCCCCGCCCTGGCTCAAGCGCTACCTGGGCCTGCCGTCCGGCACGACGAAGGACGTCGTGCGCATGGGCGCCTTCCAGGCCCTGGCCGTGCTGCGCCGCCACTGCGCGAAGCTGTCCTACGAGCTGTCGCTCAGCACCAAGGGCGCCTCCGCCGACCGCGCGGACGAGTATGCCGACGGCCAGCGCCGCGCCCTCTTCGCGCAGCCGCACCCGGGCTTCTTCCTGCATGACGTGGATTCGCAGCTCTACGTCACCCGCTACCTGCGGGCCTGGGCCCTGGAGACCCGGCTCACCGCGCACCTGCTGGAGCGGTTCAACGAGGACTTCTGGCGCAACCCCGCCGCCTTCACCTGGCTCAAGGGGCTCTTCGCGCGGGGCGGCGCCGCCGACGCGGAGGGACTGGCCACGGAGGTCTCGGGCACGCCGTTGGCGTTGCCCGAGGCGGGAGCGCGCCTCGTGGCCATCCTCAACCAGTAG